Below is a genomic region from Ferrovibrio sp. MS7.
CTTGCCGTTCTCGCCCTCGGCAATGGTAAGGTCGGTACTGCAAATGGCGCTCTTCTCATCGGGCGTCATGCGGCACTGAAACGGCGGCTGCGGGCTGCTCAGCAGGATGGCAAAGACGGTGGCTTCCATCAGATTCATGGCAGGGCCCCCTCAAGCGATTTCCGGGTGTCGATTCCCAGGGTGCGATTCCTGGCTGCCATCCTAGCAGAGCCAGGCACCGGGGCTAAGCCGCGATCTCGAAGCCGGCCTGCTCGATGGCGCTGCGCACAGCCGTTTCCTGGGCCGTGCCGGGTTCCACCCGCACGATCTTGGCCGGCAGGTCGATCTCCACTTTGCCGATGCCGGGCAGGTCGCCAAGTGCCTGGCGCACGGCGCCGGCACAGCCGCCACAGGTCATATTCGGAACGGTATAGGTAAGCATGGTCTTTCTCCTTGCCTCCAAGGTGGGGCTTGCCACGGGGCAAGGTCAAGGCCGGGCAAGCGTTATTTGCCGACCCAAACATTGTCCTGGTCCGGCATCAGGTCGTTCCGGGTCCAGGAGAAGAAAAACAGCAGGCCCCAGTCGGTCTTCTGGGCAAAGCCGTAAACCGGGTCGCCAGCCTGCACCAGTTCGCCGGTCTTGGCATCCATCGTGGTGGCGGCAAGCTTGATCACGCCCTGGCGCCGGCGCTTCTTGAACAGCGCGATCTCCGGCACGTTGACATTGCCCGCGAGCGGAATCGGCACACCGAAATCGGGGATGCCGACCAGCGTGTTTTTGTCGTCGATCGACAGCGCGCCGATGCGCAGTTCCACCGCCATGGCGGCATCCTTGCGCTCGGCTACCAGACTGGCACCCCGGCGCAGCACATGATCGCGGATCGCCGCGATGGCGTATTTGGCATCCGCGCCTTCGACAAAGCGTTCGTCGATGAACACCGTGGTACCAGTGGGAATCTTCGTTGCCACCTGCTCGGCAGCACGGTCGGCGGCGGTGGACAGCAGCATCTGTTCGGTGGCGGTGCGGCCGGTATCGGTTTCCTTCATCGAGGAACAGCCGGCCAGCACCACCAGCAGGGCCAAAACGGCCAATGCACGGTAGGACATGAAAAAACCTCGGAACTGTATGTTTCAGTTCCGAGGTCTATTGCCGAAAAAGGGCAAGAACGTGGCCCTTTTGCGCCGATAATTAGCTCACATACTTAATCGTGCAGCCATAGGCGCGCGTCACCGGCGGATCCATGGTCTTGCCCGCCTTCGCCGCCGCCACTGCCTCGCGCACATAGTTGCGCGCGCCGTCCACATCGGCGAGCCGGGTGGAAGGCTTGTCGTCGATGGCGCCGGCATAGGCCAGCACGCCCTTGGCGTCGATCACATACATATGCGGCGTCACCTGGGCGCCATACAGTTTGCCGATACGGCCATCGGTATCAAACAGCACATTGCCCGGCGCGGCATTGCGCTCGGCCGTGAGCTGCTTGGCCTGTTCCACCGACACATAGCCCTGCTCGCCCGGTGCCGAGGACAGCAGCGTCAGCCACACGACGCCCTCGGCGGCGGCGGCCTTCTGCAGGTTCTGCATGTTGCCCGACTTGTAGTGCTTCTGCACGAACGGGCATTCATGGTTGGTCCATTCCAGCACCACGGTCTTGCCACGGAAATCCGCCAGGCTGACCGGCTTGCCGTTCACATCCACCGCCTTGAAGGCCGGCGCAGGCTTGCCCGGCGTTGCCGTGGTGGTATCCGCCAGGGCCGGGCCTTGAGCCTGGGTGATGACGATGCCGCCGGCCAGCAGGGCCGCACCGGCAAGCAGAAGATGACGACGAAACATGATGTCCTCCTTTTCTGGTTCAATCCGTCTGGTTCAAAGCCGGTTCAACGCGTCCAAGACAATGCCTTCGGTAAGCAACTGCGGCAGCACTTCCGGCGCAGCCGCCGGGTCCGCAGGGTAAAGCACGTAAAGCGGCACACCGGAGCGGCCATACTGCCCGAGATACCGGGTGATGGCGGGATCGCGCCGCGTCCAGTCGCCTTTCAGCGCCAGCACGCGGCGCTCCGAGAGCTTGGCGGCGATGGTGGATGACGACAAAGCCGCGCCCTCGTTGACGATGCAGGTGACGCACCAGGCCGCCGTCAGGTTCACCAGCACCGGCCGACCCTCGCGCCGTGCACTCTCGATTGTCGCCGTGTCGAAACGGCTCCAGGCGATGGCCGAGCCCGGTACCGAAACTTTCGCCTCGGCTGTCATCGTGGCTGGTTGTTCCTGCGGCAGGATCAGCAATGCCAGCGCAGCGGCAACAGCCGCCGCCGCCGGCAGCCGGGCCAGGGCGGGCCGCTTCGCCCCCTCGCCCTTGCCCCAGGCCCAGGCGGCGAAGCCAAGCAGCAGCATGCCGAGTAGACCGGCCAGCATGGCATCGGCACCGGCCTGCTGCGTCAGCACCCAGAGCAGCCAGGCGGCAGTGGCGAACATCGGGAAAGCCAGCGCCTGGCGGAACACCGTCATCCAGGTGCCGGGACGCGGCAGCAGGCGCGCAAGGCCCGGCGCTAGGCTGAACAGCAGGAAGGGCAAGGCCATGCCGAGGCCAAGCCCGAGAAATACCAGCATCGCCTGGGCCGGCGGCGCCGCCACGGCATAGCCGAGCGCCGCGCCCATGAACGGCGCCGTGCAGGGCGTCGCCACCACCACCGCCAGCGCGCCGGTGAAAAAGGCGCCCATGCTGCCGCCACGCTCGGCGAGGCCGCCGCCCAGATTACTGGCGAAGCGGATCTCGAACAGACCGGCAAGGTTGAAGCCGATCAGCGCCATCAGGTAAGCCAGCCCCAGCACCACCAGCGGGCTCTGCAACTGGAAGCCCCAGCCGATGGCGGCGCCGCCGGCGCGCAAGGCCAGCAGGCTGCCGGCCAACAGCGCGAAAGTGGCGAGCACGCCCGCGGTATAGGCCAGGCCCTCGCGCCGCACCGCGCCGCGCTCGGCCTGCCCCAGTCGTGCAAAAGCCAGCGCCTTCATGAACAGGATCGGGAACACGCAAGGCATGATGTTGAGCAGCAGGCCACCCAGCATCGCCATCAGCAACGCCTCGATCGCCGTGACGCCAGGCGCCTGCGCTGCCTGCAATGGCGCAGCAGCCGCAGGCTTCGCCGATATCGTGAATGCCTGGCGTGCCGTGGTGCCATCGAGCTTCTCGGTCAGCACCAGCACGCCATCCAGCGGCGCCAGCGGCTTGCCCTTGTCGATGCCGCGCTCGATCTCCAGCGTCAGCCCCCTGGCATCAACGCGCAACGTCTGTGCCGCTGCATGCTGCACGGCATTGCCGTCGGAGGCGAAGAAATGCACCGCCTGCAGCCGTTCGGCATCGAGGCCCGGCGCCTCGATGCGCAGGCTCAGCCGCTCACCGCCGTCGGAAACACTGGCGCTCCATGGACTGATGCTGGGCTGCGCCTGGCGTGCCGCCGTGAACAGCCCGGCCCAGCGCATATCCGGCGCGGCAGGCCCGGCGCTGATCGGCAGCGCCAAGCTCAGCTCCGCTTCCTCCGGAACACAGATTTTCTCGCAGGTCAGCCAGGTGGCACTGGCCTTCAATGCCACCGTCTCGCCAGGCCGGGCATCCTTCGGCGCCATCACCGCCACGGGCAGCAGGAACTCGCCCTCATAGCCGTAATTCACCAAAGGCGGGATCGGGATGCGCTGCGGCGCCGGCCACAGGATCTCGCCAGCCTGCCAGCCGGCGGGAAGTTCCCAGGCGATCTCGGTGGCGAGCCCGGAGTCGCCGGGATTACGCCAATAAGAATGCCAGTGTTCGCGATGCTTGAGCCGCAACGCCAGCCACAACGTCTCGCCGGGCGCAATGCCTGTGCGCTCGGCCACGAGTTCCGCTTCGGAATACTCGGTCTTAACCGCCTGGGCCGTGGCAAGCGACGGCACGAACAGCAGCAAGAGCAGCAGCGGCAGGAGGCGTATTTTCTGCATTAACGCCAGCCTACCGGAAGCCATGCCGGGGTCAATCCACCTCACGCCAGAGTGATGAGAGGATTGCGGCCCCCCGGAACCTGCTGTCAGCCCGCCAGCTTCTTCTTTAGCAGTTCATTCACGGCGGCCGGGTTGGCTTTGCCGCCCGATGCCTTCATGGTCTGGCCGACGAAGAAGCCGAACAGCTTGTCTTTGCCTGAGCGATACTCGGCCACCTTGTCGGCATTGGCCGCCATCACCTCGTCGATCACCTTTTCGATGGCGCCGGTATCCGTGAC
It encodes:
- a CDS encoding heavy-metal-associated domain-containing protein yields the protein MLTYTVPNMTCGGCAGAVRQALGDLPGIGKVEIDLPAKIVRVEPGTAQETAVRSAIEQAGFEIAA
- a CDS encoding DUF6655 family protein; this encodes MSYRALAVLALLVVLAGCSSMKETDTGRTATEQMLLSTAADRAAEQVATKIPTGTTVFIDERFVEGADAKYAIAAIRDHVLRRGASLVAERKDAAMAVELRIGALSIDDKNTLVGIPDFGVPIPLAGNVNVPEIALFKKRRRQGVIKLAATTMDAKTGELVQAGDPVYGFAQKTDWGLLFFFSWTRNDLMPDQDNVWVGK
- a CDS encoding redoxin domain-containing protein yields the protein MFRRHLLLAGAALLAGGIVITQAQGPALADTTTATPGKPAPAFKAVDVNGKPVSLADFRGKTVVLEWTNHECPFVQKHYKSGNMQNLQKAAAAEGVVWLTLLSSAPGEQGYVSVEQAKQLTAERNAAPGNVLFDTDGRIGKLYGAQVTPHMYVIDAKGVLAYAGAIDDKPSTRLADVDGARNYVREAVAAAKAGKTMDPPVTRAYGCTIKYVS
- a CDS encoding protein-disulfide reductase DsbD family protein; its protein translation is MQKIRLLPLLLLLLFVPSLATAQAVKTEYSEAELVAERTGIAPGETLWLALRLKHREHWHSYWRNPGDSGLATEIAWELPAGWQAGEILWPAPQRIPIPPLVNYGYEGEFLLPVAVMAPKDARPGETVALKASATWLTCEKICVPEEAELSLALPISAGPAAPDMRWAGLFTAARQAQPSISPWSASVSDGGERLSLRIEAPGLDAERLQAVHFFASDGNAVQHAAAQTLRVDARGLTLEIERGIDKGKPLAPLDGVLVLTEKLDGTTARQAFTISAKPAAAAPLQAAQAPGVTAIEALLMAMLGGLLLNIMPCVFPILFMKALAFARLGQAERGAVRREGLAYTAGVLATFALLAGSLLALRAGGAAIGWGFQLQSPLVVLGLAYLMALIGFNLAGLFEIRFASNLGGGLAERGGSMGAFFTGALAVVVATPCTAPFMGAALGYAVAAPPAQAMLVFLGLGLGMALPFLLFSLAPGLARLLPRPGTWMTVFRQALAFPMFATAAWLLWVLTQQAGADAMLAGLLGMLLLGFAAWAWGKGEGAKRPALARLPAAAAVAAALALLILPQEQPATMTAEAKVSVPGSAIAWSRFDTATIESARREGRPVLVNLTAAWCVTCIVNEGAALSSSTIAAKLSERRVLALKGDWTRRDPAITRYLGQYGRSGVPLYVLYPADPAAAPEVLPQLLTEGIVLDALNRL